From the Rhodoferax sp. WC2427 genome, one window contains:
- a CDS encoding protein-disulfide reductase DsbD family protein, whose protein sequence is MGASAQKSINSVVTTPQVRAELLAHAPQGVVTGQPVWVGLQIAHQPEWHTYWKNPGDSGLATSLVWTLPPGVTAGDIAWPVPHKIRIGTLANYGFEGTLLLPVPLTISPDFKPSLLASELEVKLHAVWLVCRKECIPEEGDFVLKLPVKSSTGMHAAAFDAALAAQPTDLKARSQVQVDGPELKITVADLPAALRGKTLELFPETPEITAPAADITQRWDGTTWSATATLTAMRSQSPTEMPLVLATADGAGFRTVADVQGTWPRTVAPPTMSPALEAALRANSAASQIPAAPSLSWAAALLGALLGGLILNLMPCVFPVLAIKLMGFAQHADDKQAHRVDGLAYTAGAVLSFLALGGLVLGLRAAGEQLGWGFQLQSPAVVAGLAVLFTVVGLNLAGLFEFGQFLPSRVATLQARNPALNAFLSGVLAVAVASPCTAPFMGASLGLAVGLPVAQALPIFAVMGFGMALPYLLASLSPALARRLPRPGAWMATFRQLMAFPMFATVAWLVWVLGQQSGIDGAGSLLAMLVALAAVLWALGLAGRTRWVVATLSIAALAGVISATGPNITKLIPASGAVAATERWQPWEPGRVEQTLATGQPVMVDFTAAWCVTCQYNKKTTLSHPAVLADLEAKNVQLLRADWTRRDPAITAALGQLGRNGVPVYVLYKAGSAPQVLSEVLNVDDLRAAIGKL, encoded by the coding sequence ATGGGCGCCAGCGCCCAAAAAAGCATAAATTCTGTCGTGACCACGCCGCAGGTGCGCGCTGAACTGCTGGCGCATGCGCCGCAAGGCGTGGTGACCGGCCAGCCGGTGTGGGTGGGCTTGCAGATCGCACACCAGCCCGAGTGGCACACCTACTGGAAGAACCCCGGCGATTCGGGCCTGGCCACCAGCCTGGTCTGGACGCTGCCGCCGGGTGTGACGGCGGGCGACATCGCCTGGCCGGTGCCGCACAAGATCCGCATCGGCACCCTGGCCAACTACGGCTTTGAGGGCACACTGCTGCTGCCGGTGCCGCTGACGATTTCGCCGGACTTCAAACCCAGCCTGCTCGCCAGCGAGCTGGAGGTGAAGCTGCACGCGGTGTGGCTGGTGTGCCGCAAGGAATGCATTCCCGAAGAGGGCGACTTCGTGCTGAAGCTGCCGGTCAAAAGCTCCACCGGCATGCACGCCGCCGCGTTCGATGCCGCCCTGGCCGCCCAGCCCACCGATTTAAAGGCCCGCAGCCAGGTGCAGGTGGACGGCCCCGAGCTCAAAATCACCGTGGCCGACCTGCCCGCCGCGCTGCGCGGCAAGACCCTGGAGCTGTTTCCCGAAACGCCAGAGATCACCGCCCCCGCCGCCGATATCACCCAGCGCTGGGACGGCACCACCTGGTCCGCCACCGCCACGCTGACGGCCATGCGCAGCCAAAGCCCCACCGAAATGCCGCTGGTGCTGGCCACGGCCGACGGCGCGGGTTTCCGCACAGTGGCCGATGTGCAAGGCACCTGGCCGCGCACCGTCGCCCCGCCCACGATGTCTCCCGCCCTGGAAGCCGCCTTGCGCGCCAACAGCGCGGCATCCCAAATCCCGGCCGCGCCCAGCCTGTCGTGGGCCGCTGCTCTGCTCGGGGCGCTGCTGGGCGGGCTGATCTTGAACCTGATGCCCTGCGTGTTCCCGGTGCTCGCTATCAAGCTGATGGGCTTTGCGCAGCATGCGGACGATAAACAGGCCCACCGCGTGGACGGCCTGGCCTACACCGCCGGGGCGGTGCTGTCGTTTCTGGCGCTGGGAGGGCTGGTGCTGGGCCTGCGCGCGGCGGGCGAGCAGCTGGGCTGGGGCTTTCAGCTGCAGTCGCCTGCGGTGGTGGCGGGGCTGGCGGTGCTGTTCACCGTGGTGGGGCTGAATCTGGCGGGGCTGTTCGAGTTTGGCCAGTTTCTGCCCAGCCGCGTGGCCACGCTGCAGGCGCGCAACCCGGCGCTGAACGCGTTTTTGTCGGGCGTGCTGGCCGTTGCCGTGGCCTCGCCCTGTACCGCGCCGTTCATGGGCGCCTCGCTGGGGCTGGCGGTGGGCCTGCCGGTGGCGCAGGCGCTGCCGATCTTTGCGGTGATGGGCTTCGGCATGGCCCTGCCCTACCTGCTGGCCAGCCTGAGCCCAGCCCTGGCCCGGCGGCTGCCCCGGCCTGGCGCGTGGATGGCCACCTTCCGCCAGCTGATGGCCTTCCCGATGTTTGCCACCGTGGCCTGGCTGGTCTGGGTACTGGGCCAGCAAAGCGGCATCGACGGCGCGGGCAGCCTGCTGGCGATGCTGGTGGCGCTGGCGGCGGTGCTGTGGGCGCTGGGCCTGGCCGGGCGCACGCGCTGGGTGGTTGCTACGCTTTCCATAGCTGCTCTCGCCGGTGTCATAAGCGCTACGGGCCCAAACATTACCAAACTGATTCCTGCATCGGGCGCCGTGGCCGCCACCGAGCGCTGGCAGCCCTGGGAGCCGGGCCGCGTGGAGCAAACCCTGGCCACCGGCCAGCCGGTGATGGTGGACTTCACCGCCGCCTGGTGCGTCACCTGCCAGTACAACAAGAAAACCACCCTGTCCCACCCCGCGGTGCTGGCCGATCTGGAGGCCAAGAACGTGCAGTTGCTGCGCGCCGACTGGACCCGCCGCGACCCTGCCATCACCGCCGCCCTGGGCCAGCTGGGCCGCAACGGCGTGCCGGTGTACGTGCTGTACAAGGCGGGCAGCGCGCCGCAGGTGCTGTCGGAGGTGCTGAACGTGGACGACCTGCGGGCGGCGATCGGCAAGCTGTAA
- a CDS encoding DUF167 domain-containing protein has product MAAPRNATGDSFFAWDGDVLVVNILGKPSACCDAIAKPMGTQLKVSVTATPKNGKATDHMVRFLAPLFGVAVADIEVVFGRESIHKQLRIKAPKKLPAVFTPP; this is encoded by the coding sequence ATGGCCGCGCCCCGCAACGCCACTGGCGACTCCTTTTTTGCCTGGGACGGCGACGTGCTGGTCGTCAACATCCTGGGCAAGCCCTCGGCCTGCTGCGACGCCATTGCCAAGCCCATGGGCACGCAGCTCAAGGTCAGCGTGACCGCCACACCCAAGAACGGCAAGGCCACCGACCACATGGTGCGCTTTCTGGCACCCCTGTTTGGCGTGGCGGTGGCCGATATCGAGGTGGTGTTTGGGCGCGAAAGCATCCACAAGCAGTTGCGCATCAAGGCCCCCAAGAAGCTGCCTGCGGTATTCACGCCACCCTGA
- a CDS encoding LysE family translocator encodes MTTSAWLLFITISLVTAFTPGPAVLLAMSNTMAWGLRKTLLGSSVGSAVGVFVVSGIAMAGLGTLLHTSAWLFAGLKTAGALYLMYLGYRQWTNPGSVFRKTAQVVEQADKSRLSLARQGLLVSLTNPKSILFFTALFPQFLHLDAPMLPQFLALTSTFTACALTSHVVYSLLATRLQGWFSTPRRAQAFNRVTGGAFGLLGLGLLRLKNPN; translated from the coding sequence ATGACAACCTCCGCCTGGCTCCTGTTCATCACCATTTCCCTGGTCACCGCATTCACCCCCGGCCCGGCCGTGCTGCTGGCCATGTCCAACACCATGGCCTGGGGCCTGCGCAAGACGCTGCTGGGCAGCTCGGTGGGCAGCGCGGTAGGGGTGTTTGTGGTGTCGGGCATTGCCATGGCCGGGCTGGGCACCTTGTTGCATACCTCGGCATGGCTGTTTGCCGGGCTGAAGACCGCCGGGGCGCTGTACCTGATGTACCTGGGCTACCGCCAGTGGACCAACCCCGGCTCGGTGTTCCGCAAGACAGCACAGGTCGTGGAGCAAGCCGACAAATCCCGCTTGTCACTGGCCCGCCAGGGCCTGCTGGTGTCGCTGACCAACCCCAAAAGCATTCTGTTCTTCACCGCGCTGTTTCCGCAGTTCCTGCACCTGGACGCGCCCATGCTGCCGCAGTTCCTGGCGCTGACCAGCACCTTCACCGCCTGCGCCTTGACCTCGCACGTGGTCTATTCGCTGCTGGCCACGCGCTTGCAGGGCTGGTTCTCCACCCCACGCCGGGCCCAGGCGTTCAACCGGGTCACGGGCGGTGCCTTCGGCCTGCTGGGGCTGGGCTTGCTGCGGTTGAAGAACCCGAACTGA
- a CDS encoding CBS domain-containing protein translates to MSDGPLPTFRFPASTHIVQVQPPQHGPVTLGSPALEVFTDLAQTRAATVQPQTSLGQAELKMIYQGVRLLFVVSDMPSVDGILTAADIAGDRPMRLVHQRQVKYQELTAADVMTPLSAIDAITFASLQRATVAQVVATLVQRGRPHLLVVDSETADGSPRIRGLVSQTQVERQLGHPLPVTAMAQTFSELEQVLAGH, encoded by the coding sequence ATGTCCGACGGCCCCCTCCCCACCTTCCGCTTCCCTGCCAGCACCCACATCGTCCAGGTCCAGCCGCCGCAGCACGGCCCGGTCACCCTGGGGTCGCCCGCGCTGGAGGTGTTTACCGACCTGGCGCAGACCCGCGCCGCCACGGTGCAGCCGCAAACCAGCCTGGGCCAGGCCGAGCTGAAGATGATCTACCAGGGCGTGCGCCTATTGTTCGTGGTGTCCGACATGCCCTCGGTGGACGGCATCCTGACCGCCGCCGACATCGCCGGAGACCGCCCCATGCGCCTGGTGCACCAGCGCCAGGTCAAGTACCAGGAACTCACCGCCGCCGACGTGATGACCCCGCTGTCAGCCATCGACGCGATCACCTTTGCCTCGCTGCAGCGCGCCACCGTGGCGCAAGTGGTGGCCACCCTGGTCCAGCGCGGCCGCCCGCACCTGCTGGTGGTCGATTCCGAAACCGCCGACGGCTCCCCGCGCATCCGCGGCCTGGTCTCGCAAACCCAGGTGGAGCGCCAGCTGGGCCACCCGCTGCCGGTGACGGCTATGGCGCAGACGTTTTCGGAGCTGGAGCAGGTGCTGGCCGGGCATTAG
- a CDS encoding alpha/beta fold hydrolase, protein MQTPTTSPSGTVPVDEDLAAQALPGHGIPSQDPDPAAQTALDAQDAEREAKSTLVGGGMVAGMAMGAAIGIGVAGPVGVVVGASLGAVAGALGGAAVGTTAHTGAVPTAAVRLHIDDNGGGGRPLVLIHGWPLSAQAWEPQMSALQAAGYRVVAYDRRGFGRSDKPESDYSYDTLADDLQRVLDHCGLQDVTLVGFSMGGGEVARYIARHGQSRLRSVVFAAAVPPYLMQTADNPDGPLTPEKAQQNKKALEQDRSAFFDQFTRDFFSAQGVLQVTEAQRTEAIALCHQSAPHAALACMDAFATTDFRADLQRVTVPTLVVHGAADAIVPIEGSGLRTHRAVQHSQLVTVGGAPHGLNLSHAHAFNAALLPFLRN, encoded by the coding sequence ATGCAAACCCCCACCACCTCGCCGTCCGGCACCGTCCCCGTGGACGAAGACCTTGCCGCGCAGGCCCTTCCCGGCCACGGCATTCCCTCGCAGGACCCGGACCCTGCGGCGCAGACGGCACTGGACGCCCAGGACGCGGAGCGCGAAGCCAAGTCCACGCTGGTCGGCGGCGGCATGGTGGCCGGTATGGCCATGGGTGCCGCCATCGGCATCGGGGTCGCTGGCCCGGTAGGTGTGGTGGTGGGGGCGTCGCTGGGTGCCGTTGCGGGCGCGCTGGGTGGCGCCGCCGTTGGCACCACAGCCCACACCGGCGCCGTGCCTACGGCCGCGGTGCGCCTGCACATTGACGACAACGGTGGCGGTGGTCGGCCGCTGGTGTTGATCCACGGATGGCCGCTGTCGGCCCAGGCCTGGGAGCCCCAGATGTCGGCGCTCCAGGCTGCTGGCTATCGGGTGGTGGCCTATGACCGCAGGGGCTTCGGCCGGTCTGATAAGCCGGAGTCCGATTACAGCTACGACACGCTGGCCGACGATCTGCAGCGCGTGCTGGACCACTGCGGCCTACAGGATGTGACGCTGGTGGGCTTCTCGATGGGCGGGGGCGAGGTGGCACGCTACATCGCGCGGCATGGGCAATCGCGCCTGCGCAGCGTGGTGTTTGCCGCCGCCGTGCCTCCGTACCTGATGCAGACGGCCGACAACCCCGACGGCCCGCTCACGCCCGAGAAGGCGCAACAGAACAAAAAGGCGCTGGAACAGGACCGCAGTGCCTTCTTCGACCAGTTCACCCGCGACTTCTTCTCGGCCCAGGGTGTGCTGCAGGTCACCGAGGCGCAGCGTACCGAAGCGATCGCCCTGTGCCACCAGTCGGCGCCGCATGCGGCCCTGGCGTGCATGGACGCATTCGCCACGACCGACTTCCGCGCTGACCTTCAGCGGGTGACCGTGCCCACGCTGGTGGTGCACGGCGCGGCGGATGCGATCGTGCCCATCGAAGGCTCTGGCCTGCGCACCCACCGTGCCGTGCAGCACAGCCAACTGGTGACCGTAGGCGGTGCGCCGCACGGGCTGAACCTGTCGCACGCCCACGCGTTCAACGCGGCGCTGCTGCCGTTCCTGCGCAACTGA
- the argG gene encoding argininosuccinate synthase, producing the protein MVANILQKLPAGERVGIAFSGGLDTSAAVHWMRAKGAIPCAYTANLGQPDESDYDEIPRKALAYGAEMARLVDCRPQLVAEGIAAIQAGAFHISTGGATYFNTTPLGRAVTGTALVVAMRDDGVNIWGDGSTYKGNDIERFYRYGLLCNPELRIYKPWLDQLFIDELGGRKEMSEYLVAHGFDYKMSVEKAYSTDSNILGATHEAKDLEFLNAGMHIVKPIMGVPFWRDDCVVKAESVTVRFEEGQPVALNGQTFPDAVALMYAANEIGGRHGLGMCDQIENRIIEAKSRGIYEAPGMALLHIAYERLVTGIHNEDTIEQYRANGRKLGRLLYQGRWFDSQSLMLRETAQRWIARAITGEVTLELRRGNDYSLMDTVSPNLTYHPERLTMESGAGGFTPADRIGQLTMRNMDIADTRQKLAVYTQAGLLGTSASSTTLIANPGAA; encoded by the coding sequence ATGGTTGCCAATATTCTGCAAAAACTCCCCGCTGGCGAACGCGTCGGCATCGCTTTCTCCGGGGGGCTGGATACCAGCGCCGCCGTGCACTGGATGCGGGCCAAGGGGGCGATTCCCTGCGCCTACACCGCCAACCTGGGCCAGCCCGACGAGTCTGACTACGACGAAATCCCGCGCAAGGCATTGGCCTACGGTGCCGAAATGGCGCGTTTGGTCGATTGCCGCCCGCAGTTGGTGGCGGAGGGCATTGCCGCCATCCAGGCCGGGGCTTTCCACATCAGCACCGGTGGCGCCACCTACTTCAACACCACGCCGCTGGGCCGGGCCGTGACCGGCACCGCACTGGTGGTGGCCATGCGCGACGACGGCGTGAACATCTGGGGCGACGGCAGCACCTACAAGGGCAACGACATCGAGCGCTTCTACCGCTACGGCCTGCTGTGCAACCCCGAGCTGCGCATCTACAAGCCCTGGCTGGACCAGCTGTTCATCGACGAGCTCGGTGGCCGCAAGGAAATGAGCGAGTACCTGGTAGCCCACGGCTTCGACTACAAGATGAGCGTGGAAAAGGCCTATTCCACCGACTCCAACATCCTGGGCGCGACCCACGAAGCCAAGGACCTGGAGTTCTTGAACGCGGGCATGCACATCGTCAAGCCCATCATGGGCGTGCCGTTCTGGCGCGACGACTGCGTGGTCAAGGCCGAATCGGTCACCGTGCGTTTTGAAGAAGGCCAGCCGGTTGCGCTGAACGGCCAGACCTTCCCCGATGCCGTGGCCCTGATGTACGCCGCCAACGAGATCGGTGGCCGCCACGGATTAGGCATGTGCGACCAGATCGAAAACCGCATCATCGAAGCCAAGAGCCGCGGCATCTACGAAGCCCCCGGCATGGCGCTGCTGCACATCGCCTACGAGCGCCTGGTCACCGGCATCCACAACGAAGACACCATCGAACAGTACCGCGCCAACGGCCGCAAGCTGGGCCGCCTGCTGTACCAGGGCCGCTGGTTCGACTCGCAAAGCCTGATGCTGCGCGAAACCGCCCAGCGCTGGATCGCCCGCGCCATCACCGGCGAAGTGACTTTGGAACTGCGCCGTGGCAACGACTACTCGCTGATGGACACGGTCAGCCCCAACCTGACCTACCACCCCGAGCGCCTGACCATGGAAAGCGGCGCCGGTGGCTTCACCCCCGCCGACCGCATCGGCCAGCTCACCATGCGCAACATGGACATCGCCGACACGCGCCAAAAGCTGGCGGTGTACACCCAGGCTGGGTTGCTGGGCACCAGCGCGTCCAGCACCACGCTGATCGCCAACCCCGGCGCGGCCTAA
- a CDS encoding SDR family oxidoreductase, which produces MQTPHTLPPALAAFDLTGRTALVTGSSSGIGFALACGLASAGAHVLLNGRDAPRLAEAAHKLQTLGFTATSLPFDVTDPAAAALAVDGWEREHGPIDILVNNAGVQRRAPLETFPLEHWAELMRTNVDSVFYVAQPVARHMIARGRGKIINVCSVQSELGRPNIAPYTATKGAVKMLTKGMAIDWGPHGLQVNGLGPGYFKTPLNQALVDDPAFSAWLLNRTPSRRWGDVEDLVGAAIFLASDASRFVNGHILYVDGGVTAAL; this is translated from the coding sequence ATGCAAACACCCCACACCCTTCCCCCCGCACTCGCGGCTTTTGACCTGACCGGGCGCACCGCGCTGGTCACCGGTTCCAGCAGCGGCATCGGCTTTGCGCTGGCCTGCGGCCTGGCATCGGCCGGGGCCCACGTGCTGCTCAATGGCCGCGATGCTCCCCGGCTGGCCGAGGCCGCGCACAAGCTGCAGACCCTGGGCTTCACCGCCACCAGCCTGCCGTTCGACGTGACCGACCCCGCCGCTGCCGCCTTGGCCGTCGACGGCTGGGAGCGCGAGCACGGCCCCATCGACATCCTGGTCAACAACGCAGGCGTCCAGCGCCGCGCGCCGCTGGAAACCTTCCCGCTGGAGCACTGGGCCGAGCTGATGCGGACCAATGTGGACAGCGTGTTCTATGTAGCCCAGCCCGTGGCCCGCCACATGATTGCCCGCGGGCGCGGCAAGATCATCAACGTCTGCTCGGTGCAAAGCGAGCTGGGCCGCCCGAACATCGCCCCCTACACCGCCACCAAGGGCGCGGTAAAGATGCTCACCAAAGGCATGGCCATCGACTGGGGCCCGCACGGCCTGCAGGTCAACGGCCTGGGCCCTGGCTACTTCAAAACCCCGCTGAACCAGGCCCTGGTAGACGACCCCGCCTTCAGCGCCTGGCTGCTCAACCGCACCCCCTCGCGCCGCTGGGGCGACGTGGAAGACCTGGTGGGTGCCGCGATCTTCCTGGCCAGCGACGCGTCGCGGTTTGTGAACGGGCACATTTTGTATGTGGATGGCGGGGTGACGGCGGCGCTGTGA
- a CDS encoding NAD-dependent succinate-semialdehyde dehydrogenase encodes MTTTLNLKDPTLLRQQAFIAGAWVDADNGETVPVTNPATGEVLGTVPMCGTAETVRAIAAAEVAQRAWRNMSGKERAAILRRLNDLMLQHQDDLALILTSEQGKPLAEAKGEIVYSASFIEWFADEARRIYGDTIPAPTGDRRLLAIKQPIGVTAAITPWNFPTAMLTRKAGPALAAGCSMVVKPATQTPYSALAFAELADRAGVPKGLLSVLTGSASQIGGEMTRSPIVRKLTFTGSTEVGRTLMRQSADTIKKLSLELGGNAPFIVFDDADLDAAVDGAMISKYRNTGQTCVCANRIYVQRSVLEAFTTKLVAKVQALKVGNGVIEGSTQGPLIDAKAVAKVKEHIADAIAKGGKVLTGGKPHALGGLFFEPTVIGGATEDMLFAQDETFGPLAPIFVFDTEAEVIERANNTEFGLAAYFYSRDIGRVMRVSEQIESGMVGVNTGLISTAEAPFGGVKQSGLGREGSKYGLDEFMEMKYICLGGLDR; translated from the coding sequence ATGACCACCACTCTGAACCTCAAAGATCCCACCCTGCTGCGCCAGCAGGCCTTCATCGCCGGTGCCTGGGTCGATGCCGACAACGGCGAAACCGTGCCGGTGACCAACCCCGCCACCGGCGAGGTGCTGGGCACCGTGCCGATGTGCGGCACCGCCGAAACCGTGCGCGCGATTGCCGCCGCCGAAGTGGCCCAGCGCGCCTGGCGCAATATGTCGGGCAAAGAGCGCGCCGCCATCCTGCGCCGCCTCAACGACCTGATGCTGCAGCACCAGGACGACCTGGCGCTGATCCTCACCTCCGAGCAGGGCAAGCCCCTGGCCGAAGCCAAGGGCGAGATCGTTTACTCGGCATCCTTCATCGAGTGGTTTGCCGACGAGGCCCGCCGCATCTACGGCGACACCATTCCCGCCCCCACCGGCGACCGCCGCCTGCTGGCCATCAAGCAGCCCATCGGCGTCACGGCGGCCATCACGCCCTGGAACTTCCCCACCGCCATGCTGACCCGCAAGGCCGGTCCGGCGCTGGCCGCAGGCTGCTCCATGGTGGTCAAGCCCGCCACGCAAACGCCCTACTCGGCCCTGGCCTTTGCCGAGCTGGCCGACCGCGCTGGTGTGCCCAAGGGCCTGCTGTCGGTGCTGACCGGCTCCGCCAGCCAGATCGGCGGCGAGATGACGCGCAGCCCCATCGTGCGCAAGCTCACCTTCACCGGCTCCACCGAAGTGGGCCGCACGCTGATGCGCCAGTCGGCCGACACCATCAAGAAGCTGTCGCTGGAGCTGGGCGGCAACGCGCCGTTCATCGTGTTCGACGATGCCGACCTGGATGCCGCCGTGGACGGCGCGATGATCTCCAAGTACCGCAACACCGGCCAGACCTGTGTGTGCGCCAACCGCATCTACGTGCAGCGCAGCGTGCTGGAAGCCTTCACCACCAAGCTGGTGGCCAAGGTGCAGGCGCTCAAGGTGGGCAACGGCGTGATTGAGGGCAGCACCCAGGGCCCGCTGATCGACGCCAAGGCCGTGGCCAAGGTGAAAGAGCACATCGCCGATGCCATCGCCAAGGGTGGCAAGGTGCTGACCGGCGGCAAGCCGCACGCGCTAGGCGGCCTGTTTTTTGAGCCCACCGTCATTGGCGGCGCCACCGAAGACATGCTGTTCGCCCAAGACGAAACCTTCGGCCCGCTGGCCCCGATCTTCGTGTTCGACACCGAAGCCGAGGTCATCGAGCGCGCCAACAACACCGAGTTCGGCCTGGCCGCCTACTTCTACAGCCGCGACATCGGCCGCGTGATGCGCGTGTCGGAGCAGATCGAGTCGGGCATGGTGGGCGTAAACACCGGTTTGATCTCCACCGCCGAAGCCCCGTTCGGCGGCGTCAAGCAGTCGGGCCTGGGGCGCGAAGGCTCCAAGTACGGGCTGGATGAGTTCATGGAAATGAAGTACATCTGCCTGGGCGGGCTGGACCGCTGA
- the gabT gene encoding 4-aminobutyrate--2-oxoglutarate transaminase, whose protein sequence is MNTAVAPSAVTQSAIPTNAQLDQRRAAAAPRGVGIGFPIYADRALNSEIWDVEGNRYIDFAAGIAVLNTGHRHPRLVAAIREQLDHFTHTAYQVIPYESSVYLAERLNALTPGSHAKKTAFFTTGVEAVENAIKIARAHTRRPGVIALTGAFHGRTFMGMALTGKVVPYKVGFGPFPGSIYHVPAPMDVHGVTVDDTLHAIQNLFKCDIAPDQVAAIIIEPIQGEGGFYVMPPALMVAIRALCDQHGIVMIADEIQTGFARTGRLFAMDHHTVVPDLMTMAKSLAGGMPLSAVCGRAEIMDAPAPGGLGGTYAGNPLAIASAHAVLDVIADEQLCARAERLGTVLTDRLNSLRATVPQIRDVRGLGCMAAVEFAKADGTPDTDFTKLIVQRAQKAGLLLLTCGVYGNVIRFLFPLTIEDSVLAEGLDILAAAMTA, encoded by the coding sequence ATGAACACCGCCGTCGCCCCCTCTGCTGTTACCCAATCCGCCATCCCCACCAACGCCCAGCTCGACCAGCGCCGTGCCGCGGCCGCTCCGCGCGGCGTGGGCATTGGTTTCCCCATCTACGCCGACCGCGCGTTGAACTCGGAAATCTGGGACGTGGAAGGCAACCGCTACATCGACTTTGCCGCCGGTATTGCCGTGCTCAACACCGGCCACCGCCACCCGCGCCTGGTTGCCGCCATCCGCGAGCAGCTGGACCACTTCACCCACACCGCCTACCAGGTCATCCCCTATGAGAGTTCGGTCTACCTGGCCGAGCGCCTGAACGCCCTCACCCCCGGCAGCCACGCCAAGAAAACCGCCTTCTTCACCACCGGTGTGGAAGCCGTCGAAAACGCCATCAAGATCGCCCGCGCCCACACCCGCCGCCCCGGCGTGATTGCGCTGACCGGCGCGTTCCATGGCCGCACCTTCATGGGCATGGCGCTGACCGGCAAGGTGGTGCCGTACAAGGTGGGCTTTGGCCCCTTCCCCGGCAGCATCTACCACGTGCCCGCCCCCATGGATGTGCACGGCGTGACGGTGGACGACACGCTGCACGCCATCCAGAACCTGTTCAAGTGCGACATCGCGCCCGACCAGGTGGCGGCCATCATCATCGAACCCATCCAGGGCGAAGGCGGCTTCTACGTGATGCCTCCGGCGCTGATGGTCGCCATCCGCGCCCTGTGCGACCAGCACGGCATCGTGATGATTGCGGACGAGATCCAGACCGGCTTTGCCCGCACCGGCCGGCTGTTTGCCATGGACCACCACACCGTGGTGCCCGACCTGATGACCATGGCCAAGAGCCTGGCCGGTGGCATGCCCTTGTCGGCCGTGTGTGGCCGCGCCGAGATCATGGACGCGCCCGCTCCCGGCGGCCTGGGTGGCACCTACGCCGGGAACCCATTGGCCATCGCCTCGGCCCACGCCGTGCTGGACGTGATTGCCGACGAGCAGCTCTGCGCCCGCGCCGAGCGCTTAGGGACCGTGCTGACCGACCGCCTCAACAGCCTGCGCGCCACCGTGCCGCAGATCCGCGACGTGCGCGGCCTGGGCTGCATGGCCGCCGTGGAATTTGCCAAGGCCGACGGCACCCCTGACACCGACTTCACCAAGCTCATCGTGCAGCGCGCCCAGAAAGCCGGCCTGCTGCTGCTGACCTGCGGCGTATACGGCAACGTGATCCGCTTCTTGTTCCCGCTGACGATTGAAGACAGCGTGCTGGCCGAAGGCCTCGACATCCTCGCCGCAGCCATGACCGCATAA